The following coding sequences are from one Longimicrobium sp. window:
- a CDS encoding Plug domain-containing protein — MSRRALRSALTALALSLSGAGAALAPAAAQDTIPPRPRPAPAPRDTVPRPPRDTVPRPPRDTTRVGIPPEAVRGDTLPDQAAGQDTVPPDSTLPAPAFPAHPLPPAHGFADATWVFGRQELGQFHGLSVAELLDRIPGLGITRAGSFGRPLDVSPFFSGGGRMRVFLDGYELRALSGSTPDLQRIPTVNLAEVRVHRGMHEVRVDLTSFRLTDVRPYALIEGMDGDYDSRALRGMFTRPIGRRFLAEIALDLVETDGFLRREPYGSTHGIGRLSYAFSPDAGLQLEYRTSKVDAERRIGQQRLAFESFDRSDLILRGRGRIGRLHLEALAGRTKLEPAGDDTVTFPVDNLQVEGRASIESKIGLLSGGVRLHRGEEDGWAPDATELWGRLDFAPGPGLAATGEVRSLTVGGVTGLETEATLRAGLGAFSVFGSLAAGTRGIRFRDDTTEVVTTIGGIVGIPGVPTLDTVPVAFFRTADPALNALRAGAEYAGSRVRLGAAFVSHDVETLLPFGFVTDRGVEPAEGGRVTGVEGYASFPIRWRQLRFEGWYQRWLSGEERPYLPTQLGRAALEYTGVFRGGALEPLIRLELVGRDQSEAPDPATGELVVTPRYGIVNAYVQIRILDVRVFWRFDNLFNQRGRFDLPGTELPGGRALYGVRWFFRN, encoded by the coding sequence ATGAGCCGCCGCGCCCTCCGCTCCGCGCTCACGGCCCTCGCGCTGTCCCTCTCCGGCGCGGGGGCCGCGCTCGCCCCGGCGGCGGCGCAGGACACCATCCCGCCGCGCCCGCGCCCGGCACCCGCCCCCCGCGACACGGTGCCGCGCCCGCCGCGCGACACCGTCCCCCGCCCCCCCCGCGACACCACGCGCGTCGGCATCCCCCCCGAGGCGGTGCGCGGCGACACCCTCCCCGACCAGGCCGCCGGGCAGGACACCGTCCCACCGGACTCGACGCTTCCCGCGCCCGCCTTCCCCGCGCACCCGCTGCCGCCGGCGCACGGCTTCGCCGACGCCACCTGGGTCTTCGGCCGGCAGGAGCTGGGGCAGTTCCACGGGCTCTCGGTGGCCGAGCTGCTGGACCGCATCCCGGGGCTCGGGATCACCCGCGCGGGGAGCTTCGGGCGCCCGCTGGACGTCTCGCCCTTCTTCAGCGGCGGCGGCCGGATGCGCGTGTTCCTGGACGGCTACGAGCTGCGCGCGCTCTCGGGCTCCACCCCCGACCTGCAGCGCATCCCCACCGTCAACCTGGCCGAGGTGCGCGTGCACCGGGGGATGCACGAGGTGCGCGTCGACCTCACCAGCTTCCGGCTCACCGACGTGCGCCCCTACGCGCTGATCGAGGGGATGGACGGCGACTACGACAGCCGGGCGCTCCGGGGGATGTTCACCCGGCCGATCGGGCGGCGCTTCCTGGCCGAGATCGCGCTGGACCTGGTGGAGACCGACGGCTTCCTGCGCCGCGAGCCGTACGGCTCCACCCACGGCATCGGCCGGCTGAGCTACGCCTTCTCGCCCGACGCGGGGCTCCAGCTCGAGTACCGCACCTCGAAGGTCGACGCCGAGCGGCGCATCGGGCAGCAGCGGCTCGCCTTCGAGAGCTTCGACCGCAGCGACCTGATCCTGCGCGGGCGCGGGCGGATCGGCCGGCTGCACCTGGAGGCGCTGGCGGGGCGCACGAAGCTGGAGCCGGCGGGCGACGACACCGTCACCTTCCCCGTCGACAACCTGCAGGTGGAGGGGCGCGCCAGCATCGAGTCGAAGATCGGGCTCCTCTCCGGCGGCGTGCGCCTGCACCGCGGCGAGGAGGACGGCTGGGCGCCCGACGCCACGGAGCTGTGGGGGCGGCTCGACTTCGCGCCGGGTCCGGGGCTCGCGGCCACGGGCGAGGTGCGCTCGCTCACCGTGGGCGGCGTCACGGGGCTGGAGACCGAGGCCACGCTGCGCGCGGGGCTCGGCGCCTTCTCGGTCTTCGGCTCGCTGGCGGCGGGGACGCGGGGCATCCGCTTCCGCGACGACACCACCGAGGTGGTGACGACCATCGGCGGGATCGTGGGGATCCCGGGCGTGCCCACGCTCGACACCGTCCCGGTGGCCTTCTTCCGCACTGCCGACCCGGCGCTGAACGCGCTCCGCGCCGGCGCCGAGTACGCGGGGAGCCGGGTGCGCCTGGGCGCCGCGTTCGTCTCGCACGACGTGGAGACGCTCCTTCCCTTCGGCTTCGTGACCGACCGCGGGGTGGAGCCGGCCGAGGGCGGGCGGGTGACGGGGGTGGAGGGGTATGCCTCGTTCCCGATCCGCTGGCGGCAGCTGCGCTTCGAGGGGTGGTACCAGCGCTGGCTGAGCGGCGAGGAGCGGCCCTACCTGCCCACGCAGCTCGGCCGGGCGGCGCTGGAGTACACGGGCGTCTTCCGGGGCGGGGCCCTGGAGCCGCTGATCCGCCTGGAGCTGGTGGGGCGCGACCAGTCCGAGGCGCCGGACCCCGCCACGGGCGAGCTGGTGGTGACCCCGCGCTACGGGATCGTGAACGCCTACGTGCAGATCCGCATCCTGGACGTGCGGGTCTTCTGGCGCTTCGACAACCTCTTCAACCAGCGCGGCCGCTTCGACCTCCCCGGCACGGAGCTCCCCGGCGGCCGGGCGCTGTACGGGGTGCGGTGGTTCTTCCGGAACTGA
- a CDS encoding leucyl aminopeptidase, with the protein MNVTVVRADAATRQTPLLAVPVFEGEPDAALSALDQALGGAVASLRQRGDLRGKEGETLVLYPEGKLPAERLLLIGIGKADAVTAERLRRAGGTAAKQAAKLRAASLAVALPASALPAGEAARALAEGAVLGAYTFTELKSKNEDAPPVALGEAAILLPDGADEAAAREGARVGEIVARAENFARDLGNLPGNVATPSRLAAEAEKIAAEHGMAVTILGPAEMEAEGMGALLAVARGSDEEPRLIVLEHRRGPEGQKPLVLVGKGLTFDAGGISIKPAAGMEEMKFDMCGGAATLAAMKAIGELGIAANVVGVVPSSENLLGGRAMKPGDIFRARSGKTIEVVNTDAEGRLILADAIHYARRYEPAAILDAATLTGACVVALGNHATGIMGNDEALLEEVRRAGERTGERCWPLPMFDEYREQIKSDYADIKNSGGRPAGAITAGWFLREFVGEVPWCHLDVAGTAYGDGKLSYQAKGSTGNPTRLFVDWVMQRAG; encoded by the coding sequence ATGAACGTGACCGTCGTCCGCGCGGACGCCGCCACCCGGCAGACGCCGCTCCTGGCCGTCCCCGTCTTCGAGGGGGAGCCCGACGCCGCCCTCTCCGCGCTCGACCAGGCGCTGGGCGGCGCCGTGGCCTCGCTCCGCCAGCGCGGCGACCTGCGCGGCAAGGAGGGCGAGACGCTCGTCCTCTACCCCGAGGGGAAGCTCCCCGCCGAGCGCCTCCTCCTGATCGGGATCGGGAAGGCCGACGCGGTGACGGCCGAGCGGCTGCGCAGGGCGGGCGGCACCGCGGCCAAGCAGGCGGCCAAGCTCCGCGCCGCCTCGCTCGCCGTCGCGCTCCCGGCTTCCGCGCTCCCCGCGGGCGAGGCGGCGCGGGCGCTCGCCGAAGGGGCGGTGCTCGGCGCCTACACCTTCACCGAGCTCAAGTCGAAGAACGAAGACGCGCCGCCCGTCGCCCTCGGCGAGGCGGCCATCCTCCTCCCCGACGGCGCGGACGAGGCGGCCGCGCGCGAGGGTGCCCGCGTGGGCGAGATCGTCGCCCGCGCCGAGAACTTCGCGCGCGACCTGGGCAACCTCCCCGGCAACGTCGCCACCCCCTCGCGGCTCGCTGCCGAGGCCGAGAAGATCGCCGCCGAGCACGGGATGGCGGTCACCATCCTGGGCCCCGCCGAGATGGAGGCGGAGGGGATGGGGGCGCTCCTGGCCGTGGCGCGCGGCAGCGACGAGGAGCCGCGGCTGATCGTGCTGGAGCACCGCCGCGGGCCCGAGGGGCAGAAGCCGCTCGTCCTCGTCGGCAAGGGGCTCACCTTCGACGCGGGCGGCATCTCCATCAAGCCCGCGGCGGGGATGGAGGAGATGAAGTTCGACATGTGCGGCGGCGCGGCGACCCTGGCCGCCATGAAGGCGATCGGCGAGCTGGGGATCGCCGCGAACGTCGTCGGCGTGGTCCCCTCCAGCGAGAACCTGCTGGGCGGGCGCGCCATGAAGCCGGGCGACATCTTCCGCGCGCGCTCGGGGAAGACCATCGAGGTGGTCAACACCGACGCCGAGGGGCGGCTGATCCTGGCCGACGCCATCCACTACGCCAGGCGCTACGAGCCGGCGGCGATCCTCGACGCGGCCACCCTCACCGGCGCCTGCGTGGTGGCGCTGGGGAACCACGCCACCGGGATCATGGGCAACGACGAGGCGCTGCTGGAGGAGGTGCGCCGCGCGGGCGAGCGCACGGGCGAGCGCTGCTGGCCGCTGCCGATGTTCGACGAGTACCGCGAGCAGATCAAGTCCGACTACGCCGACATCAAGAACTCGGGCGGCCGCCCCGCGGGGGCCATCACCGCCGGCTGGTTCCTGCGCGAGTTCGTGGGAGAGGTGCCGTGGTGCCACCTGGACGTGGCGGGCACCGCCTACGGCGACGGGAAGCTGTCGTACCAGGCGAAGGGCTCCACCGGGAACCCCACCCGCCTGTTCGTCGACTGGGTGATGCAGCGCGCCGGATGA
- the icd gene encoding NADP-dependent isocitrate dehydrogenase — protein sequence MSDWQPTPPEGGERVEIRDGRLHVPDHPVLPFIEGDGTGPDIWAASQPVFDAAVEKAYGGRKRIRWMEVLAGEKSFNQTGSWLPDATLDAFRTYLVGIKGPLTTPVGGGIRSLNVALRQILDLYACVRPVRWFEGVPSPVKKPGDVDMVIFRENTEDIYAGIEFEAGTDEAQRFRQLFEQAFPDRFKKVRFPDTAGFGLKPVSREGTERLVRSAIEYAVRQGRRSVTLVHKGNIMKFTEGAFKNWGYELAEREFGGQTFTWAQYDRIKDQDGEDAANRAQKEAEGAGKVIVKDAIADAFLQQILTRAKDYDVIATLNLNGDYVSDALAAQVGGIGIAPGANINYVTGHAIFEATHGTAPKYAGKDMVNPGSVILSGEMMLRYLGWTEAADLIVRGLEGAIRQKTVTYDFERLMEGATKVSTSEFGRKIVENM from the coding sequence ATGAGCGACTGGCAGCCCACACCGCCCGAAGGCGGCGAGCGCGTGGAGATCCGGGACGGGCGGCTCCACGTCCCCGACCACCCGGTGCTCCCCTTCATCGAGGGCGACGGCACCGGCCCCGACATCTGGGCGGCGTCGCAGCCCGTGTTCGACGCGGCGGTGGAGAAGGCGTACGGCGGACGGAAGCGGATCCGCTGGATGGAGGTGCTGGCCGGGGAGAAGAGCTTCAACCAGACCGGGAGCTGGCTCCCCGACGCCACGCTGGACGCGTTCCGCACCTACCTGGTGGGCATCAAGGGGCCGCTCACCACCCCCGTGGGCGGCGGGATCCGCTCGCTGAACGTGGCGCTGCGCCAGATCCTGGACCTGTACGCCTGCGTGCGCCCGGTGCGCTGGTTCGAGGGCGTCCCCTCGCCGGTGAAGAAGCCCGGCGACGTGGACATGGTGATCTTCCGCGAGAACACGGAAGACATCTACGCGGGGATCGAGTTCGAGGCGGGCACCGACGAGGCGCAGCGCTTCCGGCAACTCTTCGAGCAGGCGTTCCCCGACCGCTTCAAGAAGGTGCGCTTCCCCGACACCGCGGGCTTCGGCCTCAAGCCGGTCTCGCGCGAGGGGACGGAGCGGCTGGTGCGCTCGGCCATCGAGTACGCGGTGCGCCAGGGGCGCCGCTCGGTGACGCTGGTGCACAAGGGGAACATCATGAAGTTCACCGAGGGCGCCTTCAAGAACTGGGGGTACGAGCTGGCCGAGCGCGAGTTCGGCGGGCAGACCTTCACCTGGGCCCAGTACGACCGCATCAAGGACCAGGACGGCGAGGACGCGGCCAACCGGGCGCAGAAGGAGGCCGAAGGGGCGGGGAAGGTGATCGTGAAGGACGCCATCGCCGACGCCTTCCTGCAGCAGATCCTGACGCGGGCGAAGGACTACGACGTGATCGCCACCCTCAACCTGAACGGCGACTACGTCTCCGACGCGCTGGCCGCGCAGGTGGGCGGGATCGGGATCGCGCCGGGGGCCAACATCAACTACGTGACCGGGCACGCCATCTTCGAGGCCACGCACGGCACCGCGCCCAAGTACGCGGGGAAGGACATGGTGAACCCCGGCTCGGTGATCCTCTCGGGCGAGATGATGCTGCGCTACCTGGGGTGGACCGAGGCGGCCGACCTGATCGTCAGGGGCCTGGAGGGCGCCATCCGCCAGAAGACCGTCACCTACGACTTCGAGCGGCTGATGGAGGGCGCCACCAAGGTCTCCACCTCGGAGTTCGGGCGGAAGATCGTGGAGAACATGTAG